A genome region from Cucumis sativus cultivar 9930 chromosome 4, Cucumber_9930_V3, whole genome shotgun sequence includes the following:
- the LOC101221694 gene encoding calcium-transporting ATPase 1, producing the protein MESYLNENFGDVKPKNSSDEALQRWRRLCWLVKNRKRRFRFTANLSKRFEANAIRRSNQEKFRVAVLVSQAALQFINGLDFSPDYVVPEEVKQAGFEICADEAGSIVDGRDVKKLKIHGGAEGIATKLATSTEKGIPTTDHLMKKRRDVYGINKFTESPPRGFWLFVWEALQDTTLMILAFCAVVSLLVGIVMEGWPKGAHDGLGIVASILLVVFVTATSDYRQSLQFKDLDREKKKIAIQVTRNGLRQKISIYELLPGDLVHLAMGDQVPADGLFVSGYSLLINESSLTGESEPVNVNSQNPFLLSGTKVQDGSCKMVVTSVGMRTQWGKLMATLSEGGDDETPLQVKLNGVATIIGKIGLFFAVITFAVLVQGLFSRKLQEGSYFSWSGDEAREVLEFFAVAVTIVVVAVPEGLPLAVTLSLAFAMKKMMNDKALVRHLAACETMGSATTICSDKTGTLTTNHMTVVKACICSKVKEVSNSSKCSDYRTELPVSAVGILLQSIFNNTGGEIVKNKDGKNETLGTPTESALLEFGLLLGGDFQEERQKSKITRVEPFNSVKKRMGVVLELPAGGFRAHSKGASEIVLASCDKVLDSDGQAVPLNEESINFLKDTIEEFAGEALRTLCLAYLDTEGDYNPESPIPACGYTCIGIVGIKDPVRPGVKESVAICKAAGITVRMVTGDNITTAKAIARECGILTDDGIAIEGPEFREKKEEELSVIVPKLQVMARSSPMDKHTLVKHLRTTFQEVVAVTGDGTNDAPALHEADIGLAMGIAGTEVAKESADVIILDDNFSTIATVAKWGRSVYINIQKFVQFQLTVNVVALLVNFSSACLTGNAPLTAVQLLWVNMIMDTLGALALATEPPTDDLMKRLPVGRKGNFISNVMWRNILGQSVYQFVIVWYLQTRGQALFHLDGPDSGLILNTLIFNAFVFCQVFNEISSRDMEKINVFKGILKNHVFVAVLACTVLFQFIIIQFLGTFANTYPLNHQQWFVTVLFGFLGMPIAAALKMIPVGSE; encoded by the exons ATGGAAAGTTATTTGAATGAGAATTTTGGTGACGTGAAGCCGAAAAACTCGTCCGACGAAGCGCTTCAAAGATGGAGGCGGCTTTGCTGGCTGGTGAAGAATCGGAAACGGAGGTTTCGATTTACTGCCAATCTTTCTAAACGATTCGAGGCCAATGCTATTAGACGCTCCAATCAG GAGAAGTTCAGAGTTGCAGTTTTGGTTTCACAAGCTGCGCTTCAGTTTATCAATG GGTTGGATTTTTCTCCTGATTATGTTGTGCCTGAAGAGGTCAAACAGGcaggttttgaaatttgtgcaGATGAAGCAGGCTCCATTGTCGACGGCCGTGACGTGAAAAAGCTGAAGATTCATGGGGGCGCTGAGGGTATTGCAACTAAGCTCGCCACATCAACGGAGAAAGGCATTCCTACTACAGACCAtttgatgaagaaaagaagagacgTTTACGGAATTAACAAATTCACCGAAAGCCCACCTCGAGGATTTTGGCTTTTTGTTTGGGAAGCTCTCCAGGATACGACTCTAATGATACTCGCTTTCTGTGCTGTTGTTTCCCTTCTTGTTGGCATAGTGATGGAAGGGTGGCCGAAAGGTGCTCATGATGGGCTTGGCATTGTTGCGAGTATCTTGCTTGTTGTATTTGTCACTGCCACCAGTGACTATAGGCAATCACTTCAGTTCAAGGATTTGGAcagggaaaagaagaagattgcGATTCAGGTTACCAGAAATGGATTGAGACAAAAGATTTCTATATACGAACTTCTTCCTGGTGATCTTGTTCATCTTGCCATGGGTGACCAGGTACCAGCAGATGGACTTTTCGTTTCGGGGTACTCTCTTCTAATAAATGAATCCAGTTTAACAGGTGAGAGCGAACCAGTCAACGTAAATTCTCAAAATCCTTTCCTGTTGTCTGGAACAAAGGTTCAGGATGGTTCGTGTAAGATGGTTGTGACTTCTGTTGGCATGAGAACCCAATGGGGAAAACTGATGGCTACTCTTAGTGAAGGAGGTGATGATGAGACTCCTCTACAGGTAAAGCTCAATGGGGTGGCAACAATTATCGGTAAAATAGGCCTGTTTTTTGCTGTTATAACTTTCGCTGTATTGGTTCAAGGGTTGTTCAGTCGCAAGCTTCAAGAAGGGTCTTACTTCAGCTGGTCCGGAGATGAAGCAAGGGAAGTTTTGGAATTCTTTGCTGTCGCCGTAACTATTGTTGTGGTTGCCGTGCCTGAAGGGCTGCCTTTGGCGGTGACACTAAGTCTTGCATTTGCaatgaaaaagatgatgaacGATAAGGCACTTGTCAGGCACTTGGCTGCTTGTGAGACGATGGGATCAGCTACTACCATTTGTAGTGACAAAACTGGAACCTTGACAACTAACCACATGACTGTTGTGAAAGCCTGCATCTGCAGCAAGGTCAAGGAAGTTAGCAATTCTAGCAAGTGTTCCGATTATCGTACAGAGCTTCCCGTTTCCGCTGTTGGTATTTTGCTGCAATCGATATTTAACAACACTGGTGGAGAAATCGTCAAGAACAAAGATGGTAAAAATGAGACGCTTGGGACACCCACCGAGTCCGCTCTTCTGGAATTCGGCCTTTTGCTTGGTGGGGATTTCCAAGAAGAACGACAAAAGTCCAAAATCACCAGAGTCGAGCCATTCAATTCTGTGAAGAAACGAATGGGGGTTGTTTTGGAGCTCCCAGCCGGTGGCTTCCGCGCGCACAGCAAAGGTGCCTCAGAGATCGTTTTAGCTTCATGTGACAAAGTTCTTGATTCCGACGGTCAGGCAGTCCCTCTCAATGAAGAGTCCATCAACTTTTTGAAGGATACCATCGAAGAATTTGCGGGCGAAGCTCTTCGAACTTTGTGCCTGGCTTACCTGGACACTGAAGGCGACTATAACCCTGAAAGTCCGATTCCCGCTTGTGGCTACACGTGCATAGGAATCGTTGGTATCAAGGATCCCGTTCGTCCGGGAGTCAAGGAGTCCGTTGCAATTTGTAAGGCCGCCGGTATAACCGTACGGATGGTTACGGGAGATAACATCACTACCGCCAAAGCAATTGCTAGGGAATGTGGGATTTTAACTGACGATGGTATAGCAATTGAAGGTCCTGAATTCCGGGAGAAGAAGGAGGAAGAATTGAGTGTAATAGTACCGAAACTTCAG GTTATGGCTCGATCTTCACCAATGGATAAACATACTCTTGTAAAGCACTTACGAACCACTTTTCAAGAGGTCGTTGCAGTTACTGGTGATGGAACGAATGATGCTCCGGCACTTCATGAAGCAGATATTGGATTGGCTATGGGCATTGCTGGGACTGAG GTAGCAAAAGAGAGTGCTGATGTAATAATTCTTGACGACAACTTCTCTACAATTGCAACTGTTGCAAAATGGGGGCGTTCAGTCTACATAAATATCCAAAAGTTTGTCCAGTTTCAGCTAACGGTGAATGTGGTTGCACTTCTCGTCAATTTTTCTTCGGCCTGTTTGACAG GAAATGCTCCCCTCACTGCCGTGCAACTGCTTTGGGTCAACATGATAATGGACACACTCGGAGCTCTTGCATTGGCAACCGAGCCTCCTACTGATGACTTGATGAAGAGATTACCAGTTGGACGGAAAGGGAATTTCATTAGCAATGTGATGTGGAGAAATATCTTAGGGCAGTCAGTATATCAGTTTGTAATAGTTTGGTATCTCCAGACAAGGGGACAAGCTCTTTTTCATCTTGATGGCCCGGACTCTGGATTGATACTGAATACACTGATTTTCAATGCATTCGTCTTTTGTCAG GTTTTTAATGAGATAAGCTCAAGAGACATGGAAAAGATAAACGTGTTTAAAGGAATATTGAAGAACCACGTCTTTGTCGCCGTGCTTGCTTGCACCGTCCTTTTCCAGTTCATAATCATCCAATTCCTGGGAACATTTGCAAACACATATCCTCTAAACCACCAGCAATGGTTTGTCACTGTGTTATTTGGATTCCTTGGGATGCCAATTGCAGCAGCTTTGAAGATGATTCCGGTTGGATCAGAGTGA
- the LOC101210181 gene encoding uncharacterized protein LOC101210181: MSFFLPRTPHSSSTCHSLALPLFATPHRFPSILNPSPPIPFHSLFLPSLSPPPSTSAMIKTLPPPFPSTDKTAEIMSRYRPIAPKPESPFPTSDHSLNNIPHSSSSSSSSSFLRNVWPQLQARPTRTRKRSRPPPISPHSLKRTRITPSPNFSLHHHPFSSSLLPHLSLPSINSGFRDSSSNSNLVTLPLLPSVSDETETTTPVSEINFIKSFDEEKGVEFSVDSSVVSEIPQEKDLLQQLQCPVSISNVITPHPVRPVGSSIRVGCINEAQNPVHSNNTPQLPKKPDEVEKEVESEVLPAVISDSNNRVRMANSAYKEMVGQPECLWLDSMVTGDERLKGRRIGGEVMLHLSDAAAVPHSSNGFSCWVRIEWGNSDGKKNSVTAFCDVIKLSCVSRDYLFTWRFHTQTRNNHNNNNNAFNPICINV, encoded by the coding sequence ATGTCCTTTTTTCTTCCACGTACCCCACATTCCTCTTCCACCTGTCACTCTCTTGCCCTTCCCTTATTCGCCACTCCCCACCGTTTCCCTTCCATCTTAAACCCTTCCCCCCCTATTCCATTCCATTCCCTCTTCCTCCCCTCCCTCTCTCCCCCTCCTTCCACCTCCGCCATGATCAAGACTCTCCCCCCTCCTTTCCCCTCCACCGACAAGACGGCGGAGATCATGTCCAGATACCGCCCCATTGCCCCCAAACCCGAATCCCCTTTCCCCACCTCTGATCACTCTCTCAACAACATTCCCcattcctcctcttcttcttcctcttcctcttttcttcgaAATGTATGGCCTCAGTTACAAGCTAGACCCACTCGTACTCGTAAGAGATCTCGTCCTCCACCCATTTCCCCTCACTCCTTAAAACGAACAAGAATTACACCTTCTCCTAATTTCTCCCTCCACCAtcatcctttttcttcttctttacttcctcatctttctcttccttctATTAATTCTGGGTTTCGTGATTCCTCTTCTAATTCTAATCTTGTCACGCTTCCGCTTCTTCCTTCTGTTTCTGACGAAACTGAAACCACCACCCCTGTTTCTGAGATTAATTTCATTAAGTCTTTTGATGAAGAGAAGGGAGTGGAATTCAGTGTTGATAGTTCTGTTGTCTCTGAAATTCCTCAAGAGAAGGATTTATTGCAGCAACTTCAATGCCCGGTTTCTATTTCTAATGTTATAACTCCTCACCCTGTTCGTCCTGTTGGTTCCAGCATTCGCGTTGGGTGTATCAACGAAGCTCAAAACCCTGTCCACTCCAATAATACTCCACAGCTGCCGAAGAAACCGGATGAAGTGGAAAAGGAAGTTGAATCCGAGGTGTTGCCAGCGGTTATATCGGATTCGAATAACAGAGTGAGAATGGCGAATTCTGCTTATAAGGAAATGGTTGGCCAACCAGAGTGCTTGTGGCTCGATTCAATGGTTACCGGAGATGAAAGGCTCAAAGGCAGAAGAATCGGCGGTGAAGTGATGCTCCACCTCTCCGATGCGGCGGCTGTGCCTCATTCCTCAAATGGGTTCTCTTGTTGGGTGAGGATTGAATGGGGAAACAGTGACGGAAAGAAAAATTCTGTCACCGCCTTTTGCGATGTTATCAAACTTTCTTGCGTGTCTCGAGATTACCTCTTCACGTGGAGGTTCCATACTCAAACAAGAAATAAtcataacaacaataataatgctTTCAACCCCATTTGTATCAATGTTtga
- the LOC101222162 gene encoding mitochondrial outer membrane protein porin 2, translating to MAGKGPELFSDIGKKARDLLFKDYSNEQKITVASLSDIGVGLNSTVIKRGGLYSGDVAAQYKQKNAVLHLKFDTESNVSSVLTVTDILPSTHVIASLKFPNYNSGKLEAQYFHEHATFTTAFALNKSPSVDISATIGTPHIAFGAEASFLTNSGYFAKYNAGVSVTKADSKASAILADKGDSLRVAYLHLFEQLNGGAVVGEISRKFSTNANTLTVGCSYVLNSQTVVKTKLNNHGNLGALLQHQLSPKSFLTVSGAFDTNALTNYPKFGLTLLLKP from the exons ATGGCCGGAAAAGGTCCCGAACTCTTCTCCGACATAGGCAAGAAAGCTAGAG ACTTGCTTTTCAAGGATTATAGCAATGAACAGAAGATTACCGTCGCTTCCCTTTCCGACATTGGAGTG GGTCTCAACTCAACTGTGATCAAGCGGGGAGGTCTCTACTCTGGGGATGTGGCAGCACAATACAAGCAAAAGAATGCTGttcttcatttaaaatttgacacAGAATCAAAT GTTTCCTCAGTCCTCACAGTTACTGATATTCTGCCATCCACACATGTCATTGCTTCACTGAAATTCCCAAATTACAACTCTGGGAAG TTGGAGGCTCAATATTTCCATGAGCATGCTACATTTACTACAGCCTTTGCTTTGAACAAGTCTCCTTCAGTTGATATTTCAGCGACCATTGGGACACCCCACATTGCTTTTGGAGCGGAAGCTagttttttaacaaattctggttattttgcaaaatataaTGCTGGGGTGAGTGTAACAAAGGCAGATTCCAAAGCATCAGCAATATT GGCCGATAAAGGAGACTCTCTAAGAGTGGCATACTTGCACCTTTTCGAACAGTTGAATGGGGGAGCTGTTGTGGGAGAAATCAGCAGAAAGTTCTCTACCAATGCAAATACATTGACGGTGGGATGTTCATATGTGCTCAACTCTCAAACAGTTgtgaaaacaaaacttaacaACCATGGCAATCTCGGGGCTCTTTTGCAGCATCAGCTGTCGCCAAAGTCTTTCCTAACTGTATCTGGTGCCTTTGACACCAATGCTTTGACAAATTATCCCAAGTTTGGGTTGACGCTACTTTTGAAGCCTTGA
- the LOC101222637 gene encoding LIM domain-containing protein WLIM1: MAFAGTTQKCMACDKTVYLVDKLTADNRVYHKACFRCHHCNGTLKLSNYNSFEGVLYCRPHFDQLFKRTGSLDKSFEGTPKIGKPEKPGDSEKPTATKVASMFVGTKDKCLGCNKTVYPTEKVSVNGTSYHKSCFKCCHGGCTISPSNYIAHEGRLYCKHHHTQLIKEKGNLSQLEGSH; encoded by the exons ATGGCTTTTGCAGGAACCACCCAGAAATGCATGGCCTGCGACAAAACTGTCTATTTAGTAGACAAACTTACTGCTGACAATCGTGTCTACCACAAAGCTTGCTTCCGCTGTCACCACTGCAATGGAACCCTCAAG TTAAGTAATTACAATTCGTTTGAAGGAGTGCTTTACTGTCGGCCACACTTTGATCAGCTCTTTAAAAGAACTGGAAGCTTAGACAAGAGCTTTGAag GAACACCAAAGATTGGAAAACCGGAGAAACCGGGTGATTCTGAG AAACCAACAGCGACTAAGGTTGCAAGTATGTTCGTCGGTACTAAAGATAAGTGTCTTGGATGTAACAAGACTGTTTATCCAACTGAGAAG GTTTCAGTAAATGGAACTTCGTACCATAAAAGCTGTTTCAAGTGCTGCCATGGCGGATGTACAATCAGCCCATCGAATTACATTGCACATGAAGGACGACTTTACTGCAAACATCACCATACCCAACTCATCAAAGAGAAAGGAAACTTGAGCCAGCTGGAAGGAAGCCATTAA
- the LOC101209931 gene encoding increased DNA methylation 1: protein MASSLHPTTTTTTTTTTTSKFSFHHQNMDISDDDDDDYSPTTTRSRKAREFTVKDAPQAVVEWYTIALDKKAALKKSAVKELALGHLLAMGWEFFYIQKKTREELRYKAPNGKVYISLRMACKAYIEQKGCVVSHSMTQMNGSQPEKETPSDQDLGNEKQRPRKAAKGTPPRNPPTADFSVHYNVASKPEKETPASSFEKPKDKYELVKSPVLPSEQDVWNEKPQPRKAAKGTSRRNQRTALSYLVDRELISPGDRVHCNVTRDGRLVTWRGSITNEGFIKCDCCSNLFPISKFEAHTGSTKHRPAANIFLEDGRSLLDCQKQLVQNNDQIQKETKATEKKVNHNDNADSDTHGLDKNDCICSVCHFGGELILCDLCPAAFHGSCLGIKGIPSGNWYCPSCCCKICGQVTYDFDDQVSSFDTSFVRCVQCEQNVHIGCVKSIQVLEDSNQTIDRENWFCTRRCEDIHMGLQNLLWKQIPVGDARENLTWTLMKHCPYKVSEHNRKKLNKALGVMHKSFRPVKDPITKNDLIEDVFLSKRSESKRLNFEGFYTAILERKNTVVTVATVRVYGDEVAEIPLVATRLKYRRHGMCRRLLNELEHQLIEMGVKRLTLPAVPEALNTWTKGFGFTKMTDSDRLDLIKYTFLGFQHTVRCQKDLLEKIKVSNNKKWWPSKKLCLDHEFSDNMCLDDWNSISESF, encoded by the coding sequence ATGGCTTCTTCTCTTCAtcccaccaccaccaccaccaccaccaccaccaccacctccaAATTCTCTTTTCATCATCAAAATATGGATATCAGCGATGACGACGACGATGATTATTCACCTACTACTACTAGGTCCAGAAAAGCTCGGGAGTTCACTGTGAAGGATGCGCCTCAGGCGGTAGTGGAATGGTACACGATTGCTCTTGACAAGAAAGCTGCTCTCAAGAAATCCGCAGTCAAAGAGCTTGCATTAGGGCATTTATTGGCTATGGGATGGgaatttttctatattcagAAGAAAACCAGGGAGGAGTTGCGATACAAAGCTCCAAACGGTAAGGTTTATATTTCACTAAGAATGGCCTGCAAAGCCTATATTGAACAAAAAGGCTGTGTAGTTTCCCATTCCATGACTCAAATGAACGGTTCACAACCAGAAAAAGAAACTCCGTCTGATCAAGATTTGGGGAACGAGAAACAGCGGCCAAGAAAGGCGGCGAAGGGAACTCCGCCGCGGAACCCACCAACGGCGGATTTTTCAGTGCATTACAATGTAGCATCCAAGCCGGAAAAAGAAACTCCGGCGTCCTCATTTGAAAAACCTAAAGACAAATATGAACTCGTTAAATCACCAGTACTACCGTCTGAGCAAGACGTGTGGAACGAGAAACCGCAGCCACGGAAGGCGGCGAAGGGCACTTCACGGCGGAATCAACGAACGGCTCTGTCATATTTAGTGGATCGTGAGTTAATTTCGCCTGGAGATAGAGTCCATTGCAATGTGACGAGGGACGGTCGATTAGTGACTTGGCGAGGATCGATTACAAATGAAGGGTTTATTAAATGCGACTGTTGCTCTAATCTGTTCCCCATCAGTAAATTTGAGGCTCATACAGGTAGTACAAAGCATAGGCCGGCGGCCAATATCTTTTTGGAAGATGGGCGATCCTTACTGGACTGTCAAAAGCAATTGGTTCAAAATAATGATCAAATTCAGAAGGAGACAAAAGCCACTGAGAAAAAGGTAAACCATAATGACAATGCCGATTCTGACACTCACGGCCTGGACAAAAACGACTGCATCTGTTCCGTTTGTCATTTTGGGGGTGAATTGATTTTATGCGATCTCTGTCCTGCTGCTTTTCATGGAAGTTGCCTTGGTATTAAAGGCATCCCATCTGGGAATTGGTACTGCCCTTCATGCTGCTGTAAAATTTGTGGTCAAGTTACGTATGATTTTGATGATCaggtttcttcttttgataCATCTTTTGTTAGATGTGTACAATGTGAGCAAAATGTTCATATTGGCTGCGTAAAAAGCATTCAAGTTCTTGAAGATTCAAATCAAACCATCGATAGAGAAAACTGGTTTTGCACAAGAAGATGTGAAGATATCCACATGGGTTTACAGAACCTCTTATGGAAACAAATCCCAGTTGGGGATGCTCGAGAAAACCTCACTTGGACATTAATGAAACATTGTCCATATAAGGTGAGTGAACATAACAGGAAGAAGCTGAATAAAGCTCTTGGTGTAATGCACAAGAGTTTTCGTCCTGTGAAAGACCCCATCACCAAAAACGACTTGATTGAAGATGTTTTCCTAAGCAAAAGATCAGAGTCAAAACGTTTGAACTTTGAAGGGTTTTACACAGCgattttagagagaaaaaacacAGTAGTCACAGTAGCAACAGTGAGAGTATATGGAGATGAAGTGGCTGAAATTCCTTTAGTTGCTACACGTTTGAAATACCGCAGACATGGAATGTGCCGTAGATTGTTGAACGAGCTGGAGCATCAGCTTATTGAAATGGGAGTGAAGAGGCTGACATTACCTGCTGTTCCTGAAGCCCTCAACACATGGACAAAAGGATTTGGGTTCACCAAAATGACAGATTCTGATAGATTAGACCTCATTAAGTACACATTCTTGGGATTTCAGCACACTGTGAGATGCCAAAAGGATTTATTAGAGAAGATAAAAGTCtcaaataataagaaatgGTGGCCAAGCAAGAAGCTTTGTTTAGACCATGAGTTCTctgataatatgtgtttagATGATTGGAACTCAATTTCAGAGTCCTTCTGA
- the LOC101222399 gene encoding GPN-loop GTPase QQT1, which yields MVFGQVVIGPPGSGKTTYCNGMSQFLQLIGRKVAVINLDPANDSLPYECAVNIEDLIKLSDVMMEHSLGPNGGLVYCMDYLENNIDWLQARLAPLLKDHYLLFDFPGQVELFSLHSNAKNVIMKLIKNLNLRLTAVHLVDAHLCSDPGKYVSALLLSLSTMLHLELPHVNVLSKIDLIENYGRLAFNLDFYTDVEDLSYLQHHLDQDPRSAKYRKLTKELCGVIEDFGLVNFTTLDIQDKESVGNLVKLLDKTNGYIFAGMEASAVEFSKIAVGATDWDYYRVAAVQEKYMDDETLNFND from the exons ATGGTGTTTGGCCAAGTTGTAATCGGTCCCCCTGGTTCAGGAAAGACTACCTACTGTAATGGCATGTCTCAGTTTTTGCAACTAATAGGAAG GAAGGTTGCTGTTATCAACTTGGATCCTGCTAATGACTCATTACC CTATGAATGTGCTGTAAACATTGAGGATCTGATCAAGTTAAGTGATGTGATGATGGAACATTCCCTTGGTCCTAATGGAG GCTTGGTTTATTGCATGGATTATCTGGAGAACAATATAGATTGGTTGCAAGCTAGATTGGCACCTCTTTTGAAAG ATCATTACCTCCTATTCGATTTTCCAGGACAAGTTGAATTATTTTCCCTACACTCTAATGCCAAGAACGTTATAATGAAACTCATTAAGAATTTGAATCTGAGG TTGACTGCAGTGCATTTAGTTGACGCTCATCTTTGCAGTGACCCTGGGAAGTATGTTAGTGCACTGCTACTCTCTTTATCAACCATGTTGCATCTGGAGCTCCCACACGTTAATGTCTTATCTAAGATTGATTTAATTGAGAACTATGGAAGGCTAG CTTTTAACCTTGACTTCTATACGGATGTGGAAGACTTATCATACCTACAACATCATCTTGACCAAGATCCTCGCTCTGCCAAGTACAG AAAGCTCACCAAAGAGCTTTGTGGTGTAATCGAAGATTTTGGTTTAGTCAATTTTACAACCTTAGATATCCAG GATAAAGAGAGTGTAGGAAATCTTGTTAAGCTATTAGACAAGACCAATGGGTACATTTTTGCTGGTATGGAAGCAAGTGCAGTTGAATTTAGCAAGATTGCAGTTGGTGCTACAGATTGGGACTATTACAG AGTTGCAGCAGTGCAAGAGAAATACATGGATGATGAAACTCTCAACTTCAATGACTGA
- the LOC105435310 gene encoding uncharacterized protein LOC105435310: protein MALHESVSPNSTPKKSRNGHKTHNKDKKNPYSDRGLDKFSALLTDLDEKRKKIYSQTDPEEIVMVRFAYKNSDECVPVVVKQKDKKEEKNTSDDSETVAIKKPKQSKESTANKNNNNLVRARNLRRLNKPSYYIAAVVILILFLLSIFGRSVTILCTCIAWYLVPVLKQSLSKSRRKGKVRISIPNKMEKQPEASSVLSSSSSPIQAHRKTG from the coding sequence ATGGCTCTTCATGAATCAGTATCCCCAAATTCCACACCCAAAAAGTCCAGAAATGGACACAAAACCCATAACAAAGACAAGAAAAATCCTTACTCTGACCGTGGCCTCGACAAATTCTCTGCTCTTTTAACGGATCTTgatgaaaaaaggaagaagatttACTCTCAAACTGACCCTGAAGAAATAGTTATGGTTCGTTTTGCTTACAAGAATTCAGATGAATGTGTTCCTGTGGTTGTGAAACAGAAGgacaagaaagaagagaagaacaCGAGTGATGATTCAGAAACCGTGGCGATTAAGAAGCCAAAACAGAGCAAAGAATCAACGGCAAAcaagaacaacaacaaccTTGTAAGAGCGAGAAATTTGAGGAGATTGAACAAACCATCTTATTATATTGCTGCAGTGGTGATTTTGATTCTGTTTTTGTTGAGTATTTTTGGGAGATCAGTAACCATTTTATGCACTTGTATTGCTTGGTATTTGGTGCCTGTTTTGAAACAGAGTTTGTCAAAATCAAGAAGGAAGGGAAAGGTAAGGATTTCGATTCCAAATAAGATGGAGAAACAACCAGAAGCATCCtctgttctttcttcttcttcatctccaaTTCAAGCCCATCGTAAAACTGGGTGA